The Planctomycetia bacterium genomic interval CCGCCGCGTTCAACCGCGGTGCGAGCGTGAAACCGACGTGGTCGCAGTCGATACGGGATTGCTTGTCCAACCCCGTGACCTGAAACAGCGCCGCGAGCCCGATCCCTCGACGCTCTTTGAGGCTCAGCAAGCCGTGCGTCACGAGCACGCGGTTTTCATCCACCAGCGGAACCACGTCGGCGATCGTTCCCAGCGCCGCCAAGCCGACGGCTTCCAAGAGAAAATTCCGCATCGGCTCGCTGACGCGCTTCGCGCCGCTGGCCTGCTGGCAGAGCGCCCACGCCAGCTTGAACGCCACGCCAGCGCCGCACAGCCCGCCGAAGGGATACGCCGAACCCGGCAGCCGAGGGTGCACAATCGCCGCCGCGCGCGGCAACTCGGCGGCGGTCTCGTGGTGATCGGTAATGATCAGTTGCAAGCCCAGCGCCGCCGCCACGTCCGCTTCCGCCACGCTCGCCACGCCGCAATCGACGGTGACGACCACTTGCGCGCCTTCGCCGGCGAGTTTCTCGAGCGCCTCGCGATGCAGCCCGTAGCCTTCGTCCAGCCGATGCGGCACGTAATAACTCACGTCCGCGCCCAGCAGGCGCAGGCATTGCCACAGCAGGCTCGTGGCGGTCATGCCGTCGACGTCGTAGTCGCCGTAGACGACGATTTTCTTCTTGTCGCGAATCGCCTGCCACAGAATCTGAGCCGCCAACGGTACGCCCGGCAACTCCTCCGGCGGCCTCAGTCCCGTAAGTTTCGGCGCGAGGAATTCCTGCGCGACCTTCGGACAGGAGATGCCACGGCAAAGCAGCAACTGCGCCACAACCGGCGGCACGTCCGCGCTCCGCGCCAATTGCGCGATCCGCTCGACGTCATGAGGATGAATCCGCCAGCGTTTGGCCATGGGGAAATTCCGATTCCGTTCGATTCACGCCGACGCGCGAACTTGGTGGGTCAACCCAAGTCATGGTAGTCTGCCGCCGGCGCACCGGGGAGTAGGCGCAACATCCAGGCGCAAGTCAGATTCCCACGACCGTGCGCAACGTGTCGTTCCAATAGGTGGGCGACAGTTCGTGCGGCACCAGCTTTTCGATGACGACCGCTGCAGCGCCTTCGAGCAATGTGCGGT includes:
- the recJ gene encoding single-stranded-DNA-specific exonuclease RecJ codes for the protein MAKRWRIHPHDVERIAQLARSADVPPVVAQLLLCRGISCPKVAQEFLAPKLTGLRPPEELPGVPLAAQILWQAIRDKKKIVVYGDYDVDGMTATSLLWQCLRLLGADVSYYVPHRLDEGYGLHREALEKLAGEGAQVVVTVDCGVASVAEADVAAALGLQLIITDHHETAAELPRAAAIVHPRLPGSAYPFGGLCGAGVAFKLAWALCQQASGAKRVSEPMRNFLLEAVGLAALGTIADVVPLVDENRVLVTHGLLSLKERRGIGLAALFQVTGLDKQSRIDCDHVGFTLAPRLNAAGRLGQARLGVELLTTSSPERATELAQYIHQLNESRQTLERSVYLAAHKQAQEDFDPVNDAALVLAGRGWHPGVIGIVAGRLAEKLHRPVVMLSLDEVGGRPAQGSARSVAGFNLHEGLASCAHHFESFGGHAAAAGLKIEEAKIDAFRADFCEYVSTSIQQAERVAELWIDAEAPLSAFNAKVVEQLERLSPFGQGNPRPLLCASDVTLEEPPRRIGGGGRHLSLRVAQHGARMRAVYFGGGDDEEKLAAHQGTFSIAFRPVINEFNGRRNVELQLSDWRAKADA